A stretch of Natronococcus sp. CG52 DNA encodes these proteins:
- a CDS encoding DUF7093 family protein, giving the protein MVLRCSLLGHDYGDTDVEREREERGSEVVVTVREYEECARCGERHVISENTEVRSISTETGVDPRPDEPEPTPAREPASEPDGTDATFIDADETEPGAAAGGASPAEVETPTADTPADDIEIPTDENGDPVTDDGEILEDDGTTTRDREHGEWPDSDDVGPPVEAERGPTDWPDDESEPIEDDDSELIDGSEPIDDDAVLLDTGTTDDAATAIETEPAPEAAAGGPPSAEETSADPGSGIERAGSAPTPGSEGGTRADDGSSELYCPRCEFAAGSDRSSLRTGDICPDCRKGYLSERGYQ; this is encoded by the coding sequence ATGGTCCTGCGATGTTCGCTGCTCGGACACGACTACGGTGACACCGATGTCGAACGCGAGCGCGAAGAACGGGGCAGCGAAGTCGTCGTAACCGTCCGAGAGTACGAAGAGTGTGCCCGCTGTGGCGAGAGACACGTCATCAGCGAGAACACCGAAGTGCGGAGTATCTCGACCGAGACGGGCGTCGACCCGCGTCCCGACGAACCCGAACCGACGCCGGCACGCGAACCAGCATCCGAACCGGACGGAACGGACGCTACGTTTATCGATGCCGACGAGACCGAACCGGGCGCGGCCGCGGGCGGTGCATCGCCGGCCGAAGTCGAGACACCGACGGCTGACACACCGGCCGACGACATCGAGATCCCGACCGACGAGAACGGCGATCCGGTCACTGACGACGGAGAGATCCTCGAAGACGACGGGACGACTACGCGCGACCGCGAACACGGCGAGTGGCCCGACTCCGACGACGTCGGCCCGCCGGTCGAAGCCGAGCGCGGGCCGACCGACTGGCCGGACGACGAGTCCGAGCCGATCGAAGACGACGACTCCGAACTGATCGACGGCTCCGAACCGATCGACGACGACGCCGTCTTACTCGACACCGGAACGACCGACGACGCCGCGACCGCGATCGAGACGGAACCCGCACCCGAAGCGGCGGCTGGCGGCCCTCCCTCGGCCGAGGAGACGTCCGCCGACCCCGGAAGCGGCATCGAGCGCGCCGGATCGGCACCGACACCCGGCAGCGAGGGCGGAACGCGGGCGGACGACGGCTCGTCGGAACTGTACTGTCCGCGCTGCGAGTTCGCCGCGGGGAGCGACCGGAGCTCGCTTCGCACCGGCGACATCTGTCCCGACTGCCGGAAGGGGTATCTCAGCGAACGAGGATATCAGTAG
- a CDS encoding DUF7571 family protein yields the protein MKPCHNCQTVIDEYLLDKQLEPLRELTADDFSVCADCATIVADACVKCGGAVYVPRSESVTPDYCPACRSDFIDRTGHDPGWTHGHVST from the coding sequence ATGAAACCGTGCCATAACTGCCAGACGGTCATCGACGAGTATCTCCTCGATAAACAGCTCGAACCTCTGCGCGAACTCACGGCTGACGACTTCAGCGTCTGTGCGGACTGCGCGACCATCGTCGCGGATGCGTGCGTAAAGTGTGGCGGCGCGGTGTACGTTCCCCGAAGCGAATCCGTCACCCCTGATTACTGTCCGGCGTGTCGGTCCGATTTCATAGACCGCACCGGCCACGACCCTGGCTGGACGCATGGCCACGTGTCTACCTGA
- a CDS encoding PadR family transcriptional regulator, protein MRKSGPPKGVIAYLVLELLEEKPRYGYEILKEIRDISGGHWEPSYGSVYPILYKFEEKGWTERIEREDEPDRKYFELTDDGHEELGERRASGAEKARDFGDVILGFFHVYAAFSTDERFEIPEQEGEWHFNEEFSAWIVEQVVRHHEHYFDTDFERIEETPEEFYERHGIDEEN, encoded by the coding sequence ATGCGGAAGAGTGGACCGCCGAAGGGTGTGATCGCCTATCTCGTTCTCGAACTCCTCGAGGAGAAGCCCCGATACGGCTACGAGATACTGAAAGAGATCCGCGACATCAGCGGCGGCCACTGGGAACCGTCCTACGGCTCCGTCTACCCGATACTCTACAAGTTCGAGGAGAAGGGGTGGACCGAGCGCATCGAACGCGAGGACGAACCCGACCGGAAGTACTTCGAACTCACCGACGACGGTCACGAGGAACTCGGAGAGCGCAGAGCGTCCGGCGCGGAGAAGGCCAGGGACTTCGGCGACGTCATCCTCGGCTTCTTCCACGTCTACGCCGCGTTCTCGACGGACGAGCGCTTCGAGATCCCCGAACAGGAGGGCGAGTGGCACTTCAACGAGGAGTTCAGCGCCTGGATCGTCGAACAGGTCGTTCGTCACCACGAGCACTACTTCGACACCGACTTCGAGCGCATCGAGGAGACGCCCGAGGAGTTCTACGAGCGCCACGGGATCGACGAAGAGAACTAG
- a CDS encoding DUF6432 family protein — protein MKAKREYRDRAETEVAVLDALVDRIDDGMTVFELRAAVEVEIDELERALSTLKEDDLIVVETGGSDGAVIKPDERVVPDAPVDDEDEQSIGDWIRERMPF, from the coding sequence ATGAAAGCAAAGCGGGAGTACCGGGACCGCGCGGAGACGGAGGTGGCGGTACTCGACGCGCTCGTCGACCGGATCGACGACGGGATGACGGTCTTCGAACTCCGGGCCGCGGTCGAGGTCGAGATCGACGAACTCGAGCGGGCCCTCTCGACGCTCAAGGAGGACGACCTGATCGTCGTCGAGACGGGCGGCAGCGACGGTGCGGTAATCAAGCCCGACGAGCGCGTCGTCCCCGACGCCCCGGTCGACGACGAGGACGAGCAGTCGATCGGCGACTGGATTCGCGAGCGAATGCCCTTTTGA
- the pyrH gene encoding UMP kinase translates to MKVVVSIGGSVLVPQLGTDRVAEHAAVVEDLVGDGCGVGVVVGGGGVAREYIGAARDLGANEIELDKLGIDVTRLNARLLIAALGEDAVTAPAKDYEEASEALRRGDVSVMGGVAPAQTTDAVGAALAEYVDADLLVYATSVPGVYSDDPNEVDGATKFDRLSAADLVDVIAGLEMNAGASAPVDLLAAKIIERSGMRTIVLDGTDPERISRAIRHGDHEGTDIIPDAVGEEPTYWANDEQ, encoded by the coding sequence ATGAAAGTGGTCGTTTCTATCGGCGGGAGTGTACTCGTTCCCCAGCTCGGGACCGATCGGGTTGCTGAACACGCCGCGGTCGTCGAGGACCTCGTCGGGGACGGTTGCGGGGTCGGGGTCGTCGTCGGGGGCGGCGGCGTCGCCCGCGAGTACATCGGCGCCGCACGGGATCTGGGGGCAAACGAGATCGAACTCGACAAGCTGGGGATCGACGTCACCCGGCTCAATGCACGACTCCTCATCGCCGCGCTCGGCGAGGACGCCGTAACCGCGCCGGCGAAGGACTACGAGGAGGCCAGCGAGGCGCTCCGACGGGGCGACGTCTCCGTTATGGGCGGTGTCGCGCCCGCACAGACGACGGACGCCGTCGGCGCCGCGCTCGCGGAGTACGTCGACGCCGACCTCCTCGTCTACGCGACGAGCGTCCCCGGCGTCTACAGCGACGACCCGAACGAGGTCGACGGGGCGACGAAGTTCGATCGACTCAGTGCGGCGGATCTCGTCGACGTCATCGCCGGCCTCGAGATGAACGCCGGCGCGTCGGCGCCGGTCGACCTGCTTGCAGCCAAAATCATCGAGCGATCGGGGATGCGAACGATCGTCCTCGACGGCACCGACCCCGAACGAATCTCCCGCGCGATCCGCCACGGCGACCACGAGGGGACGGACATCATCCCCGACGCCGTCGGGGAGGAACCGACCTACTGGGCGAACGACGAACAATGA
- a CDS encoding DUF5611 family protein: MKEYKMRRGEYLEERIPDMEATVEEYFGPITETEEYKGSDLFVIGEPDNPVFEKVVVGTIEYSGKKDKLGVEFYERDPTELGPDELEAAGDAVDAKNDFLLEATGRDAKSRRESMKRTVEDDPDHDF, translated from the coding sequence ATGAAGGAGTACAAGATGCGCCGCGGTGAGTATCTCGAGGAGCGAATCCCCGACATGGAGGCCACTGTCGAGGAGTACTTCGGCCCCATTACGGAGACCGAGGAGTACAAGGGAAGTGACCTGTTCGTCATCGGCGAGCCGGACAACCCCGTCTTCGAGAAAGTCGTCGTCGGTACCATCGAGTACTCGGGCAAGAAGGACAAACTCGGCGTCGAGTTCTACGAGCGCGACCCCACCGAACTCGGCCCCGACGAACTCGAGGCCGCCGGTGACGCCGTCGACGCGAAGAACGACTTCCTGCTCGAGGCGACCGGCCGCGACGCCAAATCCCGTCGCGAATCGATGAAGCGGACCGTCGAGGACGACCCGGACCACGACTTCTGA
- a CDS encoding cold-shock protein — protein MANGKVDFFNDTGGYGFISTDDGDLDDDEDVFFHMEDVGGEDLTEGTEVEFDIESSPKGPRASNVVRQ, from the coding sequence ATGGCAAACGGAAAGGTTGATTTCTTCAACGACACTGGCGGCTACGGTTTCATTTCGACTGACGACGGCGACCTCGACGACGACGAAGACGTTTTCTTCCACATGGAAGATGTCGGCGGAGAGGACCTGACGGAAGGTACTGAGGTCGAGTTCGACATCGAGTCCTCACCGAAGGGGCCTCGCGCATCGAACGTCGTCCGGCAGTAA
- a CDS encoding dicarboxylate/amino acid:cation symporter yields MNETEGSIPGRTWRRYRSVPIIYRIAAAFVLGTALGATIGEQAAVLSPFGDLFLRLLEMLIIPIIVFTLLGGMRKLTPSRLGKVGGLTVGLYIVTTTIAAVIGLAVANLFDPGSAVEFTGGEAQEAEPPTVAEVLLGIVPENPLAAMVEGDILATIFFVIVFGLALTMVREATSEESIEDAIDGFFAFVDAGTEALFKIVWGVMEYGVIGVFALMAASIGTEGLGAIVQLGSLVAVIAIGIAIHMTVTYLGVMTVGILGQSPIAFLNGAKDAMLTAFTIRSSSGTLPVTVTNAEENLRIDESVYGFGLPLGATINMDGAAIRQAVTAVFAANLVGVSLGLGEQVLVLFTVILISIGTAGVPGAGLIMLTVILSALGLPLAIVGFVAGVDPILGRIATMNNVTGDLAVSSVVGKWTDAIDFTEGVWTDAPAPEGGDEGITADD; encoded by the coding sequence ATGAACGAGACAGAGGGGTCGATTCCGGGGCGAACGTGGCGTCGATACCGGTCGGTACCGATCATCTACCGTATCGCGGCGGCGTTCGTTCTGGGGACCGCGCTCGGTGCAACGATCGGCGAACAAGCGGCGGTTCTCAGCCCGTTCGGGGACCTCTTCTTGCGACTGCTCGAGATGCTGATCATCCCGATCATCGTCTTCACCTTGCTCGGCGGAATGCGCAAGCTGACGCCCTCGAGACTGGGGAAGGTCGGCGGACTCACGGTCGGACTCTACATCGTGACGACGACCATCGCGGCCGTCATCGGACTCGCGGTCGCGAACCTGTTCGATCCCGGGAGCGCCGTCGAGTTTACCGGCGGCGAGGCCCAGGAAGCCGAACCGCCGACGGTCGCGGAAGTTCTGCTGGGGATCGTCCCCGAGAATCCGCTCGCGGCGATGGTCGAGGGCGATATCCTCGCGACGATTTTCTTCGTGATCGTGTTCGGACTGGCGCTCACGATGGTCCGCGAGGCGACGAGCGAGGAGTCGATCGAGGACGCGATCGACGGCTTCTTCGCGTTCGTCGACGCCGGCACGGAAGCGCTGTTCAAGATCGTCTGGGGCGTGATGGAGTACGGCGTGATCGGCGTCTTCGCGCTGATGGCCGCTTCGATCGGCACCGAAGGGCTCGGGGCGATCGTCCAGCTCGGTTCGCTCGTCGCCGTCATCGCGATCGGGATCGCGATCCACATGACCGTCACCTACCTCGGCGTGATGACCGTCGGCATTCTCGGTCAGTCCCCGATCGCGTTCCTGAACGGCGCGAAAGACGCTATGCTGACGGCGTTCACGATCCGCTCCTCGAGCGGCACCCTTCCGGTGACGGTGACGAACGCGGAGGAGAACCTCCGGATCGACGAGTCGGTTTACGGCTTCGGGCTCCCTCTCGGCGCGACGATCAACATGGACGGGGCGGCGATTCGGCAGGCGGTGACGGCAGTGTTTGCCGCTAACTTGGTCGGGGTCTCGCTGGGACTCGGCGAGCAGGTCCTCGTCCTCTTCACCGTGATCCTGATCAGTATCGGCACCGCCGGCGTCCCTGGGGCCGGACTCATCATGCTCACGGTCATCCTGAGCGCGCTCGGCTTGCCGCTCGCGATCGTCGGCTTCGTCGCCGGCGTCGATCCGATCCTGGGTCGCATCGCGACGATGAACAACGTCACCGGCGATCTCGCGGTGTCTTCAGTCGTCGGCAAGTGGACCGATGCAATCGACTTCACCGAGGGAGTCTGGACGGACGCACCGGCGCCGGAGGGCGGTGACGAGGGCATCACCGCGGACGACTGA
- the lysS gene encoding lysine--tRNA ligase, giving the protein MSADGDDANGPSGPDAESPYTLQREEGDEARHVFWADAVADRVEAREPDEPIVIKGGISPSGVPHLGNVNEVMRGYYVAEVLRERGHEVRQVFTADDRDPLRKLPRTLCDLEGNLVDLGDVNAGALGRNLGTPYTDVPDPFDCCDSYGDHFSTIIQDSADAVDVPIEMVSTTELYESGELDDVTRHVLANQDRAREVLSEYQDKVDEDYVPFNPICEECGKITETVTSVDLASEPPTVDYRCTDMDAGDRTIEGCGHEGTATIREGKMPWRFEWPGQWQTLGVDFEPFGKDHAEGSWPSGQDVARNVLEIEPPVPMVYEWFTLEGEPFSSSAGNVILVSDVLELLEPEVLRYFFAKDPSRARDFSIERLDQLVDEFDRFEAVYFGEIEVGEDEKAFADRVYPLVVDEPREERVRLPYTFAAVLGMTDDPDLREEIARREGHVPDDAPEWAVEGALERVEQARNWARRTENEFDYELKRSEIPAHDFDDATETALAELADFVEEGHEPDEIQGEIYETARRHDVDVGEFFGAGYRLFFDEEQGPKLGPFLGKVDREFVVARLRRER; this is encoded by the coding sequence ATGAGTGCCGACGGAGACGACGCGAACGGGCCGAGCGGGCCGGACGCCGAGAGTCCCTACACCCTGCAACGAGAGGAGGGAGACGAGGCCCGCCACGTCTTCTGGGCGGATGCGGTCGCTGACCGCGTAGAGGCCCGGGAGCCCGACGAGCCGATCGTCATCAAGGGCGGCATCTCGCCGTCCGGCGTCCCGCACCTGGGGAACGTCAACGAGGTCATGCGGGGCTACTACGTCGCCGAGGTGCTCCGCGAGCGCGGCCACGAGGTCCGGCAGGTCTTCACGGCGGACGACCGCGACCCGCTTCGAAAGCTGCCCCGAACGCTCTGCGATCTCGAGGGCAACCTCGTCGATCTGGGGGACGTGAACGCGGGCGCTCTCGGACGGAACCTCGGGACGCCGTACACGGACGTTCCGGACCCGTTCGACTGCTGCGACTCCTACGGCGACCACTTCTCGACGATTATCCAGGACAGCGCGGACGCCGTCGACGTGCCGATCGAGATGGTGTCGACCACCGAACTCTACGAGTCGGGCGAACTCGACGACGTCACCCGCCACGTGCTCGCCAACCAGGACCGCGCGCGCGAGGTTCTCTCCGAATACCAGGACAAGGTCGACGAGGACTACGTCCCGTTCAACCCGATCTGCGAGGAGTGCGGAAAGATCACCGAGACCGTCACGAGCGTCGACCTCGCGAGTGAGCCGCCGACCGTCGACTACCGCTGTACCGACATGGACGCCGGCGACCGTACCATCGAGGGCTGCGGCCACGAGGGGACGGCCACGATCCGAGAGGGAAAGATGCCCTGGCGCTTCGAGTGGCCGGGCCAGTGGCAGACGCTGGGCGTCGACTTCGAACCGTTCGGCAAGGACCACGCGGAAGGGTCGTGGCCGAGCGGCCAGGACGTCGCGCGCAACGTCCTCGAGATCGAGCCGCCGGTGCCGATGGTCTACGAGTGGTTCACCCTCGAGGGCGAACCGTTCTCCTCCTCGGCGGGGAACGTCATCCTCGTCTCGGACGTGCTCGAACTGCTCGAGCCCGAGGTGCTCCGGTACTTCTTCGCGAAGGATCCCTCGCGGGCCCGAGACTTCAGCATCGAGCGGCTCGATCAGCTGGTCGACGAGTTCGACCGCTTCGAGGCGGTCTACTTCGGTGAGATCGAGGTCGGCGAGGACGAGAAGGCGTTTGCCGATCGGGTCTATCCGCTCGTCGTTGACGAGCCTCGAGAAGAGCGGGTTCGCCTTCCCTACACCTTCGCCGCAGTACTCGGCATGACCGACGATCCCGACCTGCGCGAGGAGATCGCCCGTCGCGAGGGCCACGTTCCCGACGACGCACCCGAGTGGGCCGTCGAGGGGGCGCTCGAGCGAGTCGAACAGGCTCGGAACTGGGCCCGACGGACCGAAAACGAGTTCGACTACGAACTGAAGCGCAGCGAGATCCCGGCTCACGACTTCGACGACGCGACGGAGACGGCGCTCGCGGAGCTGGCCGACTTCGTCGAGGAGGGACACGAACCCGACGAGATCCAGGGCGAGATCTACGAGACGGCCAGGCGCCACGACGTCGACGTCGGGGAGTTCTTCGGCGCCGGCTACCGGCTGTTCTTCGACGAGGAGCAGGGGCCGAAGCTCGGCCCGTTCCTCGGAAAGGTCGACCGGGAGTTCGTCGTCGCGCGGCTTCGCCGAGAACGCTAA
- a CDS encoding site-2 protease family protein has product MHYGSPAFVSVPELFGSSALTWVLIGLAIYWFAIISVRNAGLLPEYIGTQGPILTFHTKRGRDFLDWLASPKRFWRAWANLGIGIAIVVMVAMFVFLLFAAIAALSSPQPTSSVQQPRNVLIIPGVNDFLPLSATPGIVFGLLVGLVVHEGGHGLLCRVEDIEIDSMGVAMLAFLPIGAFVEPDQESSKNASRGGQTRMFAAGVTNNFAITILAFALLFGPVAGSIAVAPGAAVGGVAPDSPAAEAGLQPNDRITAINGEEIEDDDHFREQLEAADNEEIEVERNGEETVSVQRSLVVTAAVSENPADLDTGDSIFAVNGQSVATEGELLEAVGDEEIATLTIGADGETAERDLPIGAAVEIAEGGPLADAGAPAGEMLVVTEFDGERTQSQETLQDRIGTTDPDDEVTVAGYLDGERVEYEVTLGERSQVTGGGSAGYHPISGISGISAEALGIQYYPAEAYLTALGGDGDTDLGPLADSFLGKIGFALFLPLAGILEVLPYNFTGFAGGIENFYQVEGPLSIVGDWTIFMAANLLFWTGWINVQLGFFNCIPAFPLDGGHILRTSTEAIVSRLPFDATRGMVRVVTTTVGLAMLTSFVLMLFGPQLLN; this is encoded by the coding sequence ATGCACTACGGCTCTCCCGCTTTCGTCTCGGTGCCGGAGCTCTTCGGTTCGTCGGCGCTCACGTGGGTACTCATCGGGCTCGCGATCTACTGGTTTGCGATCATTTCGGTTCGAAACGCCGGCCTGCTACCCGAATACATCGGGACGCAGGGCCCGATCCTGACGTTCCACACGAAGCGCGGGCGGGACTTCCTCGACTGGCTCGCGAGTCCCAAACGATTCTGGCGAGCGTGGGCCAATCTCGGAATCGGTATCGCCATCGTCGTGATGGTGGCGATGTTCGTCTTTCTGCTCTTTGCAGCGATCGCCGCTCTCTCGTCGCCCCAGCCGACGTCGTCCGTCCAGCAGCCGCGTAACGTGTTGATCATCCCCGGCGTCAACGACTTCCTGCCGCTCTCGGCGACGCCCGGGATCGTCTTCGGGCTGCTCGTCGGCCTCGTCGTCCACGAGGGCGGCCACGGGCTGCTCTGTCGCGTCGAAGACATCGAGATCGACTCGATGGGCGTCGCGATGCTCGCGTTTCTCCCGATCGGCGCGTTCGTCGAACCCGATCAGGAGAGCAGCAAGAACGCCTCCCGCGGCGGCCAGACCCGAATGTTCGCCGCCGGCGTCACGAACAACTTCGCGATCACGATCCTCGCGTTCGCACTCCTGTTCGGGCCGGTCGCGGGCTCGATCGCCGTCGCCCCCGGCGCTGCCGTCGGCGGGGTCGCCCCCGACTCGCCGGCCGCCGAAGCGGGTCTCCAGCCAAACGATCGAATCACGGCGATCAACGGCGAGGAGATCGAGGACGACGACCACTTCCGCGAGCAACTCGAGGCGGCCGACAACGAGGAGATCGAGGTCGAACGAAACGGCGAGGAGACGGTATCCGTCCAGCGCTCGCTCGTGGTGACGGCCGCCGTCTCGGAGAACCCGGCCGACCTCGACACCGGAGACTCGATTTTCGCCGTCAACGGCCAGTCGGTCGCGACCGAGGGCGAACTGCTCGAGGCCGTCGGCGACGAGGAGATCGCCACGCTGACGATCGGTGCCGACGGCGAGACCGCGGAACGGGACCTACCGATCGGTGCGGCGGTCGAGATCGCCGAGGGCGGACCGCTCGCTGATGCCGGCGCACCGGCCGGTGAGATGCTCGTCGTCACCGAGTTCGACGGCGAGCGAACGCAGTCACAGGAGACGCTCCAAGACCGCATCGGAACGACCGATCCCGACGACGAGGTCACCGTCGCCGGCTATCTCGACGGCGAGCGCGTCGAGTACGAGGTCACCCTCGGCGAACGGAGCCAGGTGACCGGCGGCGGCAGTGCCGGATACCACCCGATCTCGGGCATCTCCGGCATCTCCGCGGAGGCACTCGGTATCCAGTACTACCCCGCGGAGGCGTACCTGACCGCGCTCGGCGGTGACGGGGACACCGATCTCGGTCCGCTCGCCGACTCGTTCCTCGGGAAGATCGGCTTCGCGCTGTTCCTCCCGCTCGCCGGCATTCTCGAGGTGCTCCCGTACAACTTTACGGGCTTTGCCGGCGGTATCGAGAACTTCTATCAGGTGGAGGGGCCGCTCTCGATCGTCGGCGACTGGACGATCTTCATGGCCGCCAACCTGCTGTTCTGGACCGGCTGGATCAACGTCCAGCTCGGCTTCTTCAACTGCATTCCGGCGTTCCCCCTCGACGGCGGGCACATCCTCCGAACGAGTACGGAGGCGATCGTTTCGCGGCTGCCGTTCGACGCGACCCGCGGCATGGTCCGGGTCGTAACGACGACCGTCGGCCTGGCGATGCTCACCAGCTTCGTGCTGATGCTGTTCGGCCCGCAGCTGCTGAACTGA
- a CDS encoding heme-binding protein encodes MERRKPPQTEEGWYVLHDFRSIDWDAWRDAPERRRSRAIDEGIEYLSAAERVDDAEAGDSATFAVLGHKADLLVLHLRPTLAEIDALERRFEQTALAEFTERADSYLSVTEVSGYMSEEFFDDDAEVEDTGMKRYIESRLKPEIPDSEFVSFYPMDKRRGPEDNWYDLPFDERAEHLSSHGDIGRDYAGRVTQIISGSIGLDDFEWGVTLFADDPTDVKELLYEMRFDPSSSRFAEFGRFLSARRFPPEQLGAFLAGEPIPQDDADPHGGHPHGDGESAHGDSGSRHHGDSSGSDDPHGDDEDEGEEVRSELEEMGVYAGQPHGEDVHAVVLYSAADEDELFDEVDGLRTNFDHYDTHVKTAVYGTRDDDSENAVVSLWETERAANTAAGFLADLPDIVRQAGDNDDGSWGTMGMFYTVKPEHREDFVDTFGDAASLLADMDGHRKTDLLVNREDENDMFIASRWDSREDAMAFFRSDAFADAVEFGRDVLEDRPRHVFLA; translated from the coding sequence ATGGAACGACGGAAACCGCCACAGACCGAGGAGGGGTGGTACGTCCTGCACGATTTCCGGTCGATCGACTGGGATGCCTGGCGGGACGCCCCCGAGCGGCGTCGCTCGCGGGCGATCGACGAGGGTATCGAGTATCTGTCCGCCGCCGAGCGCGTCGACGACGCCGAGGCCGGCGACTCCGCGACGTTCGCGGTGCTCGGCCACAAGGCGGACCTGCTGGTCCTCCACCTGCGGCCGACGCTGGCCGAGATCGACGCCCTCGAGCGCCGGTTCGAGCAGACGGCGCTCGCCGAGTTCACCGAACGGGCGGACTCCTACCTCTCGGTAACGGAGGTCTCGGGCTACATGTCCGAGGAGTTCTTCGACGACGACGCGGAGGTCGAGGACACCGGGATGAAACGCTACATCGAGTCCCGGCTCAAACCGGAGATCCCCGACAGCGAGTTCGTCAGCTTCTACCCGATGGACAAGCGCCGCGGTCCCGAGGACAACTGGTACGATCTGCCGTTCGACGAGCGCGCGGAGCACCTCTCGAGTCACGGCGACATCGGCCGCGACTACGCCGGGCGCGTCACCCAGATTATCTCCGGCAGTATCGGCCTCGACGACTTCGAGTGGGGCGTGACGCTGTTCGCCGACGATCCGACCGACGTGAAGGAACTGCTCTACGAGATGCGGTTCGACCCCTCGAGCTCCCGCTTCGCGGAGTTCGGCCGGTTTCTCTCCGCGCGGCGGTTCCCGCCCGAGCAACTCGGCGCCTTCCTCGCCGGCGAGCCGATTCCGCAGGACGACGCCGACCCTCACGGCGGACACCCCCACGGAGACGGCGAGTCCGCACACGGCGATTCGGGAAGCCGCCACCACGGCGACTCCAGCGGCTCGGACGACCCGCACGGCGACGACGAAGACGAGGGCGAGGAGGTCCGCAGCGAACTCGAGGAGATGGGCGTCTACGCGGGCCAGCCCCACGGCGAGGACGTCCACGCCGTCGTGCTCTACTCCGCGGCCGACGAAGACGAACTCTTCGACGAGGTCGATGGACTGCGGACGAACTTCGACCACTACGACACGCACGTGAAGACGGCGGTGTACGGCACCCGAGACGACGACAGCGAAAACGCGGTCGTCAGCCTCTGGGAGACCGAGCGCGCCGCCAACACGGCCGCCGGCTTCCTCGCCGACCTGCCGGATATCGTTCGACAGGCGGGCGATAATGACGACGGTTCCTGGGGGACGATGGGGATGTTCTACACGGTCAAGCCGGAACACCGCGAGGACTTCGTCGATACGTTCGGCGACGCCGCATCGCTGCTCGCGGATATGGATGGCCACCGCAAGACCGACCTGCTCGTCAACCGCGAGGACGAAAACGACATGTTCATCGCCAGCCGCTGGGACTCCCGCGAGGACGCGATGGCGTTCTTCCGCAGCGACGCCTTCGCCGACGCCGTCGAATTCGGTCGCGACGTGCTCGAGGACCGTCCGCGACACGTCTTCCTCGCCTGA